The Balneola sp. genomic sequence AGAAAACGCGCCGGGATGATCTGATCGGTATCAATGTCCTGAACGGGGAGTGGAATAACCGGGGTTTTCAACGTGGTAAATTTTTCCATTAACTCAACACTCCTTCTCCAATATATTCTCGGGCATCTACAATTTTACCTTCTACTGCAATAACTGCTGCAGTGAGTGGGCTCACCAACATCGTTCTGGCACCAGGTCCTTGTCGACCTTCAAAATTCCTGTTTGAAGTGGAAACACAGTATTCGCCTTTAGGGATTTTATCCTCATTCATCCCCAAACATGCGGAACATCCTGGTTCTCGTAGTTCAAAGCCAGCTTCCGCAAGTATTTCATGGATACCCTCATCCCGAGCCTGGACCTCAACCTGTTTTGATCCAGGTACAATCATGGCCTGTACATGCGGAGCCTTCTTCTTTCCTTTCACATAGCCAGCTACAATCCTGAGATCTTCAATTCGACTATTGGTACAGCTCCCAATAAATACATGATTTATTTTCTTGTCAAGAAGCCGTTCTCCAGGTTCAAGTCCCATATACGTTAGCGACTTAAGCAATGCATCCGGATTTTTAACTTCATCCAGTGTTGGGATATACTCCGTGACACCAATACCCATTCCAGGATTGGTCCCATAGGTAATCATAGGCTGAATGTCTTCAGCGTTAAAAGTGAATTCTGCATCAAATTCGGCATCTTCGTCTGAATACAGGCTGCTCCAAAAACTCACCGCTTCATCAAATTGTTCACCTTCAGGGGCATATTTTCTGCCTTTGATATATTCGAAAGTGGTTTCATCGGGAGCGATCATACCGCCTCTTGCTCCCATTTCAATACTCATATTACATATGGTCATCCGGGCTTCCATCGAAAGAGATCGGATAGCTGAACCTGCATATTCCACAAAATAGCCGGTCCCACCAGCTGTACCTAGCTTTGAAATAATATAGAGTACGATATCTTTGGAATACACTCCTTCTTCAAGCTCTCCTTCAATATTGATCCGCATGGTTTTGGGGCGTTGAAGTAATAAACACTGAGTTGCCATTACCTGCTCCACCTGGGAAGTCCCAATACCAAAGGCAATGGTTCCAAAGGCTCCATGAGTAGAAGTATGACTATCCCCACAAACAATGGTCATTCCCGGTTTGGTGATTCCAAGTTCAGGCCCGATTACATGAACAATACCTTGATATTTATGACCCAAACCGTATAGTTCGATTCCAAATTCTTCGCAATTTTTGGTAAGTGTATCGACCTGAAATTTGGATAGCACATCTTTGATTGGAAGATGCTGGTCTTTTGTAGGCACGTTATGATCGGCAGTGGCTACAATACGATCCTTCCTGAATAGACCAATACCCCTATTCCGAATTCCATCGAATGCTTGAGGGCTGGTTACTTCATGAATGAAATGGCGATCTATATAAAGAATTTCCAGTCCACCTTGGACCTTATCCGCCACATGACGATCCCAGACTTTCTCGAATAATGTTTTTCCCATATTTTTGGCTAGGCTGTTTTAGAAGCTGTTCTGGAAAAAAGTACGATTAAATCGTGATCCTGCACTACTTTTTTCTCATCTGCTACAAGTAAAAACTCTTGATAATATCCTTCCATCTCTTCCCTTGTAACATCAAAGCCTAATTTTTTGGCTCTGAAATTCAATGCTGCCCTTCCACTACGGGCAGTAAGCACAATTGAGGATTCGTCCACTCCTACTTCCAGCGGATCTATGATTTCATAGGTTTCCCGGCTTTTTATTACTCCATC encodes the following:
- the leuC gene encoding 3-isopropylmalate dehydratase large subunit, which translates into the protein MGKTLFEKVWDRHVADKVQGGLEILYIDRHFIHEVTSPQAFDGIRNRGIGLFRKDRIVATADHNVPTKDQHLPIKDVLSKFQVDTLTKNCEEFGIELYGLGHKYQGIVHVIGPELGITKPGMTIVCGDSHTSTHGAFGTIAFGIGTSQVEQVMATQCLLLQRPKTMRINIEGELEEGVYSKDIVLYIISKLGTAGGTGYFVEYAGSAIRSLSMEARMTICNMSIEMGARGGMIAPDETTFEYIKGRKYAPEGEQFDEAVSFWSSLYSDEDAEFDAEFTFNAEDIQPMITYGTNPGMGIGVTEYIPTLDEVKNPDALLKSLTYMGLEPGERLLDKKINHVFIGSCTNSRIEDLRIVAGYVKGKKKAPHVQAMIVPGSKQVEVQARDEGIHEILAEAGFELREPGCSACLGMNEDKIPKGEYCVSTSNRNFEGRQGPGARTMLVSPLTAAVIAVEGKIVDAREYIGEGVLS